One window from the genome of Oceanidesulfovibrio indonesiensis encodes:
- a CDS encoding chemotaxis protein CheD produces the protein MTPAESIRTRNDSSHDTPKILIQSGLPLEHLKISECLVTSKDCLVTTVLGSCVSVTFFSDRPRLAGIFHAMLPDSTSRMFNRRDDLARPIRPEDACKYVDTAIQRIVAKFTAHGVKTSNIEIKLFGGALSLMSDQKENIREIVDVGAKNVAIARRDLGRLGLSPVSESVLGGRGRKLFFHAATGRVWMKFLGAKAAARDLSLRC, from the coding sequence GTGACGCCGGCGGAATCCATACGCACCCGAAACGACTCCAGCCACGACACGCCCAAAATACTCATCCAATCCGGTCTGCCGCTGGAGCATCTCAAGATCAGCGAATGCCTGGTAACGTCCAAGGACTGCCTCGTCACCACTGTGCTCGGCTCCTGCGTGTCCGTCACATTCTTCAGCGATCGCCCTCGGTTGGCCGGCATCTTCCATGCCATGCTGCCGGACAGCACCAGTCGGATGTTCAACCGCCGCGACGATCTGGCCAGGCCGATACGACCTGAAGACGCGTGCAAATACGTGGACACCGCCATCCAGCGCATCGTCGCCAAATTCACCGCCCACGGCGTGAAAACATCAAACATTGAGATCAAGCTCTTTGGCGGCGCTCTCAGCCTTATGTCCGACCAGAAAGAAAACATCCGCGAGATCGTGGACGTAGGCGCAAAGAACGTCGCCATAGCCCGGCGCGACCTCGGACGGCTCGGCCTCTCGCCCGTTTCGGAGTCCGTCCTGGGCGGGCGCGGCCGCAAGTTGTTCTTCCACGCCGCCACCGGGCGGGTCTGGATGAAGTTCCTCGGCGCCAAAGCCGCTGCGCGCGACCTCTCCCTCCGCTGCTGA
- a CDS encoding histidine kinase dimerization/phospho-acceptor domain-containing protein, with amino-acid sequence MTTEMISMEGKPIDVKTPSEAPLQRLAFFREKLGLEDDGAIAMLDPYRERLIAHKDEFADYLYEYFIRIPETKSILSHETWPKVIKNNWSTTFDLLFSGPPDEELMDYLWKSGVIHVRVNIDQRFINLGYALMRTFCLRVVREVVDEADAERAADITNRLLDLCVLIATDAYLDSTTKCDREVVRGIAHQLRNPLMIIGGYTRKLQKAVDPESPDMEALRTILEESKRLEKLVADVSEYMDLYREDAVREALDVQKLLDIVMEQIRATHTGEIPVRISVDPAFRMSYADRRDISAALRHMLLDALETIEPSPDGGELGVSITTRPDPRDERYMEIVFFSTGESPRPEELDILFTPFHARAPMGAGFGLPIARLAANKNLGRLGLTPIPGKGLECAVSLPKPPQT; translated from the coding sequence ATGACAACCGAAATGATATCCATGGAAGGCAAACCAATCGACGTGAAGACACCCTCCGAAGCGCCCTTGCAGCGCCTTGCTTTCTTTCGTGAAAAGCTCGGGCTGGAGGATGACGGCGCCATAGCAATGCTCGATCCGTATCGAGAACGACTCATAGCGCATAAAGACGAGTTCGCCGACTACCTGTACGAATACTTCATCCGTATTCCCGAAACCAAGTCCATTCTGTCCCACGAGACCTGGCCCAAGGTCATCAAGAACAACTGGTCCACTACGTTCGATCTGCTTTTCTCCGGCCCCCCTGATGAGGAGCTGATGGACTACCTGTGGAAAAGCGGCGTGATCCATGTGCGCGTAAATATCGACCAGCGGTTCATCAACCTCGGCTACGCCCTGATGCGCACGTTCTGCCTGCGGGTGGTCCGCGAGGTGGTGGACGAGGCGGACGCAGAACGCGCTGCCGACATCACCAACCGTTTGCTGGACCTCTGCGTGCTCATCGCCACGGACGCCTACCTGGACTCCACCACCAAGTGCGACCGCGAGGTCGTCCGCGGCATCGCCCACCAGCTGCGCAACCCGCTCATGATTATCGGCGGCTACACCCGCAAGCTGCAAAAGGCGGTTGACCCCGAAAGCCCGGACATGGAGGCGCTGCGCACGATCCTGGAAGAGAGCAAACGCCTGGAAAAGCTCGTGGCCGACGTGAGCGAGTACATGGACCTGTACCGCGAAGACGCAGTGCGCGAAGCTCTGGACGTGCAGAAATTGCTGGACATCGTCATGGAGCAGATCCGGGCCACGCATACCGGCGAAATTCCGGTCCGTATCAGCGTCGACCCGGCATTCCGCATGTCCTACGCGGACAGACGGGACATCTCCGCCGCGCTCAGACACATGCTCCTCGACGCGCTGGAGACCATCGAGCCCTCTCCGGACGGCGGGGAGCTCGGCGTAAGCATCACCACACGGCCCGACCCGCGGGACGAGCGCTACATGGAGATCGTCTTTTTCAGCACAGGAGAATCCCCGAGGCCAGAGGAACTCGACATCCTGTTCACTCCGTTCCATGCGCGGGCGCCCATGGGCGCTGGGTTCGGTTTACCCATCGCGCGTCTTGCGGCAAATAAAAATCTTGGACGTCTGGGGCTTACGCCAATTCCAGGCAAGGGTTTGGAGTGTGCGGTATCCCTGCCGAAACCGCCTCAAACCTGA
- a CDS encoding HAD family hydrolase — MERDTTVEPQIGTVLIDFGGVIAEEGFMNGLRYMAKEQDLDPDTVFHEAVEIMYSCGYLVGKAQESTFWNTLAERTGLNGDQAAKREALLSRFIVRPRMLEIVAMLAAQGRQVAMLSDQTDWLDALNEKYEIFPYFHRVFNSYHEGMHKRQPEFFHHALEELGATAELALFIDDSARHVALARELGLAAIHFDTLAQVERELGEILPDMKPLLEQPPYCRP; from the coding sequence ATGGAGCGGGATACGACAGTTGAGCCGCAGATAGGCACGGTGCTCATCGATTTCGGCGGCGTCATCGCCGAGGAAGGATTCATGAACGGCCTGCGGTACATGGCCAAAGAGCAGGATCTGGACCCGGACACGGTATTCCACGAGGCTGTGGAGATCATGTATTCATGCGGATATCTTGTGGGAAAGGCGCAGGAAAGCACGTTCTGGAACACGCTGGCAGAGCGCACAGGGCTGAACGGCGACCAGGCCGCCAAGCGCGAGGCGCTCCTTTCACGTTTCATCGTCCGGCCGCGCATGCTGGAAATCGTGGCTATGCTCGCCGCGCAGGGCCGGCAGGTGGCCATGCTAAGCGATCAGACCGACTGGCTCGATGCGCTCAACGAGAAGTACGAGATTTTTCCGTATTTCCATCGGGTTTTCAACTCCTATCACGAGGGAATGCACAAGCGGCAGCCGGAGTTCTTCCACCACGCGCTTGAGGAGCTGGGAGCCACGGCGGAGCTGGCGCTGTTCATCGACGATTCCGCGCGGCACGTGGCCCTGGCGCGGGAGCTGGGCCTGGCAGCCATCCATTTCGACACACTGGCCCAGGTGGAGCGGGAACTCGGCGAAATCCTGCCGGACATGAAACCGCTCCTTGAGCAGCCGCCGTATTGTCGTCCTTGA
- a CDS encoding chemotaxis protein — MIALDSNDILLETGSNELNLIEFFIDERDPGSGEIVRDFFGVNVAKVLEVIESPGLEAGKSAVDPCFMGTIPLRGQVLPVLDLGVWLGVDRVRVEHEVILVTEFNGMVTGFLVSGVTMIHRVSWSEVKPPNHYVASLQSNCITGLADIGDRFTLMLDLEKILAEINPEAQNIQVADNTERVGAGFKALVADDSTTLRSVIRQHLEAAGYAVTTANDGFEALETILRLHNEGNPVDILVSDIEMPRMDGYSLTKTVKQHPELNTPVILFSSLIRDDQRHKGLSVGADDQISKPEFSTLASRGESLIKAYRGERALEETT, encoded by the coding sequence TTGATCGCCTTGGACAGCAACGACATACTCCTCGAAACGGGGTCGAACGAACTCAACCTCATCGAGTTCTTCATAGACGAACGCGACCCGGGAAGCGGCGAGATCGTCCGCGACTTCTTCGGCGTCAACGTTGCCAAGGTTCTCGAAGTCATCGAGAGCCCGGGGCTCGAAGCAGGAAAATCCGCCGTCGATCCATGTTTCATGGGCACCATCCCCTTGCGTGGGCAGGTGCTGCCTGTGCTTGATCTCGGTGTCTGGCTCGGCGTGGACAGGGTCCGCGTCGAGCACGAGGTCATCCTTGTCACCGAGTTCAACGGCATGGTCACCGGCTTTCTCGTCTCCGGCGTCACCATGATCCACCGCGTCAGCTGGAGCGAAGTCAAACCGCCCAACCACTACGTCGCTTCCCTCCAGTCCAATTGCATCACAGGCCTCGCCGACATCGGAGACCGTTTCACACTCATGCTCGACCTGGAGAAGATACTCGCCGAAATCAATCCGGAAGCGCAGAACATACAGGTGGCCGATAACACGGAACGCGTCGGCGCGGGCTTCAAGGCGCTTGTGGCGGACGACTCCACCACCCTGCGCTCCGTCATCCGCCAGCATCTGGAAGCCGCAGGCTACGCGGTGACTACTGCCAACGACGGCTTCGAGGCGCTGGAGACCATCCTTCGTCTGCACAACGAAGGCAATCCCGTGGACATCCTCGTCTCCGACATCGAGATGCCCCGCATGGATGGCTACTCGCTGACCAAAACCGTCAAGCAGCATCCGGAACTCAACACTCCGGTCATCCTGTTCTCCTCGCTCATCCGCGACGATCAGCGCCATAAGGGCTTGTCCGTAGGCGCCGACGACCAGATATCCAAGCCGGAGTTCAGCACGCTCGCCTCCCGGGGCGAATCGCTCATCAAGGCGTACCGCGGTGAACGAGCCCTCGAGGAAACCACGTGA
- a CDS encoding HU family DNA-binding protein: MNKSELVKELAEENNMPVEEAAMFVEMFFDSVRDALLEDGRVEIRGFGSFKIKSYKGYVGRNPKTGQSVEVPPKKLPSFRAGKELKEVINVG; encoded by the coding sequence ATGAACAAGAGTGAGCTCGTCAAGGAACTGGCTGAAGAAAACAACATGCCTGTGGAAGAAGCCGCCATGTTCGTCGAGATGTTTTTCGACTCGGTGCGCGACGCGCTGCTGGAAGACGGACGCGTAGAGATCCGCGGCTTCGGCTCCTTCAAGATCAAGAGCTACAAAGGATACGTGGGCCGCAACCCTAAAACCGGCCAGAGCGTTGAAGTGCCACCCAAAAAGCTGCCTTCGTTCCGTGCGGGCAAGGAGCTCAAGGAAGTCATCAACGTCGGGTAG